A genomic stretch from Megachile rotundata isolate GNS110a chromosome 1, iyMegRotu1, whole genome shotgun sequence includes:
- the sw gene encoding cytoplasmic dynein 1 intermediate chain short wing isoform X18 translates to MMSDRKAELERKKAKLQAIREEKERRRREKEQKDVEEATVRAAGADKDHRKELDAMLSSLGVAPVSDVLSSLSSMNSLTPEQSANATPDASLQPSSINSAQSSAGRKKNRELTIVSVAHTNIPPVEPVVYSKQTQTIQTTHTSHDGLSASSSAYTIYSCSTTTPTHSYSAGYFEADWWRPRKVLTFDDGQAEDEENSLPHMDGFQSKLPPGILPHGLPQVKEVQPAVTQVEQEKEKEKPKEVRELSEEEKQMIILSEDFQRFLDRTSRIVERALGESVDIYTDYTGTVDGEDGMDEKSHQRLWLNRSFFCDRWSRNRCVTSMDWSSQFPELLVASYNNNDDTPNDPDGVCLVWNTKFKKTTPEFIFHCQSPVMSTTFARFHPNLILGGTYSGQIVLWDNRVQKRSPIQRTPLSASAHTHPVYCLNIVGAQNAHNLISISTDGKVCSWSLEMLSQPLETLELHTKQSKPIAATCLAFPYGDVNNFVVGSEDATVYSACRHGTKAGVLETYEGHQGPVTGISAHAVLGGIDFSHLFLTSSIDWTIKLWSLKENNPLYSFEHNGDYVYDVAWSPTHPALFAAVDDSGRLDLWNLNQDTEVPTASIVIDGSPALNRVSWTPSGLHVTVGDDTGKIWVYDVAEHLAHPRIDEWNKFLYTQQELKHNKADEELHKLNLREPASLTSTHPLTRYG, encoded by the exons ATGATGTCTGACAGAAAAGCAGAACTTGAAAGAAAGAAAGCCAAGCTTCAGGCCATCagggaagaaaaagaaagacgcAGGCGAGAAAAGGAACAGAAAGAT GTTGAAGAGGCAACAGTTCGTGCTGCGGGAGCAGATAAAGATCATCGTAAAGAACTGGATGCTATGTTATCATCTTTGGGCGTAGCACCAGTATCGG ATGTATTGTCTAGTTTATCTAGTATGAATTCTTTGACTCCGGAACAAAGTGCTAATGCTACTCCCGATGCTAGTCTACAACCATCTAGTATAAACTCTGCTCAAAG TAGTGCTGGAAGGAAGAAGAATCGAGAACTTACAATTGTTTCTGTGGCACATACCAATATTCCACCTGTAGAACCAGTTGTTTATAGTAAACAAACACAAACCATTCAGACAACACATACATCTCACGACG GACTGTCCGCATCTTCTTCTGCATACACCATCTACTCCTGTTCGACAACAACACCAACTCACTCTTACTCCGCAGGCTACTTTGAGGCTGACTGGTGGCGTCCCAGGAAAG TTTTGACATTTGATGATGGCCAAGCCGAAGATGAAGAGAACAGCTTGCCGCATATGGACGGTTTCCAGAGCAAACTTCCTCCTGGTATTCTTCCTCATGGTTTACCTCAAGTTAAAGAAGTGCAGCCCGCCGTTACACAAGTGgagcaagaaaaagaaaaagaaaaacctAAAGAAG TACGAGAACTTAGTGAAGAGGAGAAACAAATGATCATATTATCTGAAGATTTCCAACGATTTCTTGACCGTACAAGTCGTATTGTAGAAAGAGCATTAGGAGAATCTGTTGATATTTATACCGATTACACCGGCACCGTGGATGGTGAAGATGGAAT GGACGAAAAGAGCCATCAACGTCTATGGTTGAACCGGTCGTTCTTCTGCGACCGGTGGTCTCGCAACCGTTGTGTGACCTCGATGGATTGGTCATCTCAATTTCCGGAACTTCTTGTAGCTTCCTATAACAATAACGATGACACCCCTAACGATCCCGACGGGGTCTGTTTAGTTTGGAATACAAAGTTTAAGAAAACCACACCGGAATTCATTTTTCACTGTCAGTCTCCGGTGATGTCAACCACGTTCGCTAGATTTCACCCTAATTTAATCTTAGGAGGTACTTATTCTGGTCAGATTGTTCTGTGGGACAACAGAGTTCAAAAGAGATCTCCCATTCAACGTACTCCACTATCAGCCAGTGCGCACACT caCCCTGTTTATTGTTTAAACATTGTTGGAGCTCAAAATGCACACAATTTGATAAGTATTTCAACTGATGGGAAGGTTTGCTCTTGGAGTCTAGAGATGCTGTCACAACCGCTGGAGACGTTAGAGCTTCATACTAAGCAATCGAAGCCTATTGCTGCTACTTGTTTGGCATTTCCTTATGGAGATGTCAATAATTTTGTTGTAGGTAGCGAAGATGCAACCGTATATTCtg CTTGTCGTCACGGCACAAAAGCTGGAGTACTAGAAACTTATGAAGGTCATCAAGGACCAGTTACCGGAATCAGCGCGCACGCTGTACTAGGAGGAATAGATTTCTCACATTTATTCTTAACATCTTCGATTGACTGGACGATTAAATTGTGGAGTCTTAAAGAGAATAATCCTCTGTACTCTTTTGAACACAATGGCGACTACGTGTACGACGTCGCTTGGTCACCGACGCATCCAGCTTTGTTTGCTGCTGTAGACGATTCAGGACGATTGGATTTGTGGAATCTTAATCAAGATACCGAAGTGCCTACagctagtatagtaattgatggaTCCCCAGCTCTTAATAGGGTGTCATGGACTCCTAGTGGGTTGCACGTAACCGTTGGGGATGATACGGGAAAGATCTGGGTGTACGACGTTGCCGAG cATTTAGCACATCCAAGGATCGATGAATGGAATAAATTCTTGTACACACAACAAGAATTAAAACATAATAAAGCAGATGAAGAATTGCATAAATTAAATCTGAGGGAGCCTGCTTCCTTAACTTCTACACATCCTTTAACTAGGTATGGCTAG
- the sw gene encoding cytoplasmic dynein 1 intermediate chain short wing isoform X6, protein MMSDRKAELERKKAKLQAIREEKERRRREKEQKDVEEATVRAAGADKDHRKELDAMLSSLGVAPVSDVLSSLSSMNSLTPEQSANATPDASLQPSSINSAQSSAGRKKNRELTIVSVAHTNIPPVEPVVYSKQTQTIQTTHTSHDGLSASSSAYTIYSCSTTTPTHSYSAGYFEADWWRPRKAHAFDYYDEYNLNPGLEWEDEFTVLTFDDGQAEDEENSLPHMDGFQSKLPPGILPHGLPQVKEVQPAVTQVEQEKEKEKPKEVRELSEEEKQMIILSEDFQRFLDRTSRIVERALGESVDIYTDYTGTVDGEDGMDEKSHQRLWLNRSFFCDRWSRNRCVTSMDWSSQFPELLVASYNNNDDTPNDPDGVCLVWNTKFKKTTPEFIFHCQSPVMSTTFARFHPNLILGGTYSGQIVLWDNRVQKRSPIQRTPLSASAHTHPVYCLNIVGAQNAHNLISISTDGKVCSWSLEMLSQPLETLELHTKQSKPIAATCLAFPYGDVNNFVVGSEDATVYSACRHGTKAGVLETYEGHQGPVTGISAHAVLGGIDFSHLFLTSSIDWTIKLWSLKENNPLYSFEHNGDYVYDVAWSPTHPALFAAVDDSGRLDLWNLNQDTEVPTASIVIDGSPALNRVSWTPSGLHVTVGDDTGKIWVYDVAEHLAHPRIDEWNKFLYTQQELKHNKADEELHKLNLREPASLTSTHPLTRYG, encoded by the exons ATGATGTCTGACAGAAAAGCAGAACTTGAAAGAAAGAAAGCCAAGCTTCAGGCCATCagggaagaaaaagaaagacgcAGGCGAGAAAAGGAACAGAAAGAT GTTGAAGAGGCAACAGTTCGTGCTGCGGGAGCAGATAAAGATCATCGTAAAGAACTGGATGCTATGTTATCATCTTTGGGCGTAGCACCAGTATCGG ATGTATTGTCTAGTTTATCTAGTATGAATTCTTTGACTCCGGAACAAAGTGCTAATGCTACTCCCGATGCTAGTCTACAACCATCTAGTATAAACTCTGCTCAAAG TAGTGCTGGAAGGAAGAAGAATCGAGAACTTACAATTGTTTCTGTGGCACATACCAATATTCCACCTGTAGAACCAGTTGTTTATAGTAAACAAACACAAACCATTCAGACAACACATACATCTCACGACG GACTGTCCGCATCTTCTTCTGCATACACCATCTACTCCTGTTCGACAACAACACCAACTCACTCTTACTCCGCAGGCTACTTTGAGGCTGACTGGTGGCGTCCCAGGAAAG CTCATGCATTCGACTATTACG ACGAGTACAATCTAAATCCTGGTTTAGAATGGGAGGACGAATTTACAG TTTTGACATTTGATGATGGCCAAGCCGAAGATGAAGAGAACAGCTTGCCGCATATGGACGGTTTCCAGAGCAAACTTCCTCCTGGTATTCTTCCTCATGGTTTACCTCAAGTTAAAGAAGTGCAGCCCGCCGTTACACAAGTGgagcaagaaaaagaaaaagaaaaacctAAAGAAG TACGAGAACTTAGTGAAGAGGAGAAACAAATGATCATATTATCTGAAGATTTCCAACGATTTCTTGACCGTACAAGTCGTATTGTAGAAAGAGCATTAGGAGAATCTGTTGATATTTATACCGATTACACCGGCACCGTGGATGGTGAAGATGGAAT GGACGAAAAGAGCCATCAACGTCTATGGTTGAACCGGTCGTTCTTCTGCGACCGGTGGTCTCGCAACCGTTGTGTGACCTCGATGGATTGGTCATCTCAATTTCCGGAACTTCTTGTAGCTTCCTATAACAATAACGATGACACCCCTAACGATCCCGACGGGGTCTGTTTAGTTTGGAATACAAAGTTTAAGAAAACCACACCGGAATTCATTTTTCACTGTCAGTCTCCGGTGATGTCAACCACGTTCGCTAGATTTCACCCTAATTTAATCTTAGGAGGTACTTATTCTGGTCAGATTGTTCTGTGGGACAACAGAGTTCAAAAGAGATCTCCCATTCAACGTACTCCACTATCAGCCAGTGCGCACACT caCCCTGTTTATTGTTTAAACATTGTTGGAGCTCAAAATGCACACAATTTGATAAGTATTTCAACTGATGGGAAGGTTTGCTCTTGGAGTCTAGAGATGCTGTCACAACCGCTGGAGACGTTAGAGCTTCATACTAAGCAATCGAAGCCTATTGCTGCTACTTGTTTGGCATTTCCTTATGGAGATGTCAATAATTTTGTTGTAGGTAGCGAAGATGCAACCGTATATTCtg CTTGTCGTCACGGCACAAAAGCTGGAGTACTAGAAACTTATGAAGGTCATCAAGGACCAGTTACCGGAATCAGCGCGCACGCTGTACTAGGAGGAATAGATTTCTCACATTTATTCTTAACATCTTCGATTGACTGGACGATTAAATTGTGGAGTCTTAAAGAGAATAATCCTCTGTACTCTTTTGAACACAATGGCGACTACGTGTACGACGTCGCTTGGTCACCGACGCATCCAGCTTTGTTTGCTGCTGTAGACGATTCAGGACGATTGGATTTGTGGAATCTTAATCAAGATACCGAAGTGCCTACagctagtatagtaattgatggaTCCCCAGCTCTTAATAGGGTGTCATGGACTCCTAGTGGGTTGCACGTAACCGTTGGGGATGATACGGGAAAGATCTGGGTGTACGACGTTGCCGAG cATTTAGCACATCCAAGGATCGATGAATGGAATAAATTCTTGTACACACAACAAGAATTAAAACATAATAAAGCAGATGAAGAATTGCATAAATTAAATCTGAGGGAGCCTGCTTCCTTAACTTCTACACATCCTTTAACTAGGTATGGCTAG
- the sw gene encoding cytoplasmic dynein 1 intermediate chain short wing isoform X17 gives MMSDRKAELERKKAKLQAIREEKERRRREKEQKDVEEATVRAAGADKDHRKELDAMLSSLGVAPVSDVLSSLSSMNSLTPEQSANATPDASLQPSSINSAQSAGRKKNRELTIVSVAHTNIPPVEPVVYSKQTQTIQTTHTSHDGYFEADWWRPRKGGSAPNYLSHAFDYYDEYNLNPGLEWEDEFTVLTFDDGQAEDEENSLPHMDGFQSKLPPGILPHGLPQVKEVQPAVTQVEQEKEKEKPKEVRELSEEEKQMIILSEDFQRFLDRTSRIVERALGESVDIYTDYTGTVDGEDGMDEKSHQRLWLNRSFFCDRWSRNRCVTSMDWSSQFPELLVASYNNNDDTPNDPDGVCLVWNTKFKKTTPEFIFHCQSPVMSTTFARFHPNLILGGTYSGQIVLWDNRVQKRSPIQRTPLSASAHTHPVYCLNIVGAQNAHNLISISTDGKVCSWSLEMLSQPLETLELHTKQSKPIAATCLAFPYGDVNNFVVGSEDATVYSACRHGTKAGVLETYEGHQGPVTGISAHAVLGGIDFSHLFLTSSIDWTIKLWSLKENNPLYSFEHNGDYVYDVAWSPTHPALFAAVDDSGRLDLWNLNQDTEVPTASIVIDGSPALNRVSWTPSGLHVTVGDDTGKIWVYDVAEHLAHPRIDEWNKFLYTQQELKHNKADEELHKLNLREPASLTSTHPLTRYG, from the exons ATGATGTCTGACAGAAAAGCAGAACTTGAAAGAAAGAAAGCCAAGCTTCAGGCCATCagggaagaaaaagaaagacgcAGGCGAGAAAAGGAACAGAAAGAT GTTGAAGAGGCAACAGTTCGTGCTGCGGGAGCAGATAAAGATCATCGTAAAGAACTGGATGCTATGTTATCATCTTTGGGCGTAGCACCAGTATCGG ATGTATTGTCTAGTTTATCTAGTATGAATTCTTTGACTCCGGAACAAAGTGCTAATGCTACTCCCGATGCTAGTCTACAACCATCTAGTATAAACTCTGCTCAAAG TGCTGGAAGGAAGAAGAATCGAGAACTTACAATTGTTTCTGTGGCACATACCAATATTCCACCTGTAGAACCAGTTGTTTATAGTAAACAAACACAAACCATTCAGACAACACATACATCTCACGACG GCTACTTTGAGGCTGACTGGTGGCGTCCCAGGAAAGGTGGGTCTGCACCAAACTACCTAT CTCATGCATTCGACTATTACG ACGAGTACAATCTAAATCCTGGTTTAGAATGGGAGGACGAATTTACAG TTTTGACATTTGATGATGGCCAAGCCGAAGATGAAGAGAACAGCTTGCCGCATATGGACGGTTTCCAGAGCAAACTTCCTCCTGGTATTCTTCCTCATGGTTTACCTCAAGTTAAAGAAGTGCAGCCCGCCGTTACACAAGTGgagcaagaaaaagaaaaagaaaaacctAAAGAAG TACGAGAACTTAGTGAAGAGGAGAAACAAATGATCATATTATCTGAAGATTTCCAACGATTTCTTGACCGTACAAGTCGTATTGTAGAAAGAGCATTAGGAGAATCTGTTGATATTTATACCGATTACACCGGCACCGTGGATGGTGAAGATGGAAT GGACGAAAAGAGCCATCAACGTCTATGGTTGAACCGGTCGTTCTTCTGCGACCGGTGGTCTCGCAACCGTTGTGTGACCTCGATGGATTGGTCATCTCAATTTCCGGAACTTCTTGTAGCTTCCTATAACAATAACGATGACACCCCTAACGATCCCGACGGGGTCTGTTTAGTTTGGAATACAAAGTTTAAGAAAACCACACCGGAATTCATTTTTCACTGTCAGTCTCCGGTGATGTCAACCACGTTCGCTAGATTTCACCCTAATTTAATCTTAGGAGGTACTTATTCTGGTCAGATTGTTCTGTGGGACAACAGAGTTCAAAAGAGATCTCCCATTCAACGTACTCCACTATCAGCCAGTGCGCACACT caCCCTGTTTATTGTTTAAACATTGTTGGAGCTCAAAATGCACACAATTTGATAAGTATTTCAACTGATGGGAAGGTTTGCTCTTGGAGTCTAGAGATGCTGTCACAACCGCTGGAGACGTTAGAGCTTCATACTAAGCAATCGAAGCCTATTGCTGCTACTTGTTTGGCATTTCCTTATGGAGATGTCAATAATTTTGTTGTAGGTAGCGAAGATGCAACCGTATATTCtg CTTGTCGTCACGGCACAAAAGCTGGAGTACTAGAAACTTATGAAGGTCATCAAGGACCAGTTACCGGAATCAGCGCGCACGCTGTACTAGGAGGAATAGATTTCTCACATTTATTCTTAACATCTTCGATTGACTGGACGATTAAATTGTGGAGTCTTAAAGAGAATAATCCTCTGTACTCTTTTGAACACAATGGCGACTACGTGTACGACGTCGCTTGGTCACCGACGCATCCAGCTTTGTTTGCTGCTGTAGACGATTCAGGACGATTGGATTTGTGGAATCTTAATCAAGATACCGAAGTGCCTACagctagtatagtaattgatggaTCCCCAGCTCTTAATAGGGTGTCATGGACTCCTAGTGGGTTGCACGTAACCGTTGGGGATGATACGGGAAAGATCTGGGTGTACGACGTTGCCGAG cATTTAGCACATCCAAGGATCGATGAATGGAATAAATTCTTGTACACACAACAAGAATTAAAACATAATAAAGCAGATGAAGAATTGCATAAATTAAATCTGAGGGAGCCTGCTTCCTTAACTTCTACACATCCTTTAACTAGGTATGGCTAG
- the sw gene encoding cytoplasmic dynein 1 intermediate chain short wing isoform X16: MMSDRKAELERKKAKLQAIREEKERRRREKEQKDVEEATVRAAGADKDHRKELDAMLSSLGVAPVSDVLSSLSSMNSLTPEQSANATPDASLQPSSINSAQSSAGRKKNRELTIVSVAHTNIPPVEPVVYSKQTQTIQTTHTSHDGYFEADWWRPRKGGSAPNYLSHAFDYYDEYNLNPGLEWEDEFTVLTFDDGQAEDEENSLPHMDGFQSKLPPGILPHGLPQVKEVQPAVTQVEQEKEKEKPKEVRELSEEEKQMIILSEDFQRFLDRTSRIVERALGESVDIYTDYTGTVDGEDGMDEKSHQRLWLNRSFFCDRWSRNRCVTSMDWSSQFPELLVASYNNNDDTPNDPDGVCLVWNTKFKKTTPEFIFHCQSPVMSTTFARFHPNLILGGTYSGQIVLWDNRVQKRSPIQRTPLSASAHTHPVYCLNIVGAQNAHNLISISTDGKVCSWSLEMLSQPLETLELHTKQSKPIAATCLAFPYGDVNNFVVGSEDATVYSACRHGTKAGVLETYEGHQGPVTGISAHAVLGGIDFSHLFLTSSIDWTIKLWSLKENNPLYSFEHNGDYVYDVAWSPTHPALFAAVDDSGRLDLWNLNQDTEVPTASIVIDGSPALNRVSWTPSGLHVTVGDDTGKIWVYDVAEHLAHPRIDEWNKFLYTQQELKHNKADEELHKLNLREPASLTSTHPLTRYG, translated from the exons ATGATGTCTGACAGAAAAGCAGAACTTGAAAGAAAGAAAGCCAAGCTTCAGGCCATCagggaagaaaaagaaagacgcAGGCGAGAAAAGGAACAGAAAGAT GTTGAAGAGGCAACAGTTCGTGCTGCGGGAGCAGATAAAGATCATCGTAAAGAACTGGATGCTATGTTATCATCTTTGGGCGTAGCACCAGTATCGG ATGTATTGTCTAGTTTATCTAGTATGAATTCTTTGACTCCGGAACAAAGTGCTAATGCTACTCCCGATGCTAGTCTACAACCATCTAGTATAAACTCTGCTCAAAG TAGTGCTGGAAGGAAGAAGAATCGAGAACTTACAATTGTTTCTGTGGCACATACCAATATTCCACCTGTAGAACCAGTTGTTTATAGTAAACAAACACAAACCATTCAGACAACACATACATCTCACGACG GCTACTTTGAGGCTGACTGGTGGCGTCCCAGGAAAGGTGGGTCTGCACCAAACTACCTAT CTCATGCATTCGACTATTACG ACGAGTACAATCTAAATCCTGGTTTAGAATGGGAGGACGAATTTACAG TTTTGACATTTGATGATGGCCAAGCCGAAGATGAAGAGAACAGCTTGCCGCATATGGACGGTTTCCAGAGCAAACTTCCTCCTGGTATTCTTCCTCATGGTTTACCTCAAGTTAAAGAAGTGCAGCCCGCCGTTACACAAGTGgagcaagaaaaagaaaaagaaaaacctAAAGAAG TACGAGAACTTAGTGAAGAGGAGAAACAAATGATCATATTATCTGAAGATTTCCAACGATTTCTTGACCGTACAAGTCGTATTGTAGAAAGAGCATTAGGAGAATCTGTTGATATTTATACCGATTACACCGGCACCGTGGATGGTGAAGATGGAAT GGACGAAAAGAGCCATCAACGTCTATGGTTGAACCGGTCGTTCTTCTGCGACCGGTGGTCTCGCAACCGTTGTGTGACCTCGATGGATTGGTCATCTCAATTTCCGGAACTTCTTGTAGCTTCCTATAACAATAACGATGACACCCCTAACGATCCCGACGGGGTCTGTTTAGTTTGGAATACAAAGTTTAAGAAAACCACACCGGAATTCATTTTTCACTGTCAGTCTCCGGTGATGTCAACCACGTTCGCTAGATTTCACCCTAATTTAATCTTAGGAGGTACTTATTCTGGTCAGATTGTTCTGTGGGACAACAGAGTTCAAAAGAGATCTCCCATTCAACGTACTCCACTATCAGCCAGTGCGCACACT caCCCTGTTTATTGTTTAAACATTGTTGGAGCTCAAAATGCACACAATTTGATAAGTATTTCAACTGATGGGAAGGTTTGCTCTTGGAGTCTAGAGATGCTGTCACAACCGCTGGAGACGTTAGAGCTTCATACTAAGCAATCGAAGCCTATTGCTGCTACTTGTTTGGCATTTCCTTATGGAGATGTCAATAATTTTGTTGTAGGTAGCGAAGATGCAACCGTATATTCtg CTTGTCGTCACGGCACAAAAGCTGGAGTACTAGAAACTTATGAAGGTCATCAAGGACCAGTTACCGGAATCAGCGCGCACGCTGTACTAGGAGGAATAGATTTCTCACATTTATTCTTAACATCTTCGATTGACTGGACGATTAAATTGTGGAGTCTTAAAGAGAATAATCCTCTGTACTCTTTTGAACACAATGGCGACTACGTGTACGACGTCGCTTGGTCACCGACGCATCCAGCTTTGTTTGCTGCTGTAGACGATTCAGGACGATTGGATTTGTGGAATCTTAATCAAGATACCGAAGTGCCTACagctagtatagtaattgatggaTCCCCAGCTCTTAATAGGGTGTCATGGACTCCTAGTGGGTTGCACGTAACCGTTGGGGATGATACGGGAAAGATCTGGGTGTACGACGTTGCCGAG cATTTAGCACATCCAAGGATCGATGAATGGAATAAATTCTTGTACACACAACAAGAATTAAAACATAATAAAGCAGATGAAGAATTGCATAAATTAAATCTGAGGGAGCCTGCTTCCTTAACTTCTACACATCCTTTAACTAGGTATGGCTAG
- the sw gene encoding cytoplasmic dynein 1 intermediate chain short wing isoform X25, producing the protein MMSDRKAELERKKAKLQAIREEKERRRREKEQKDVEEATVRAAGADKDHRKELDAMLSSLGVAPVSDVLSSLSSMNSLTPEQSANATPDASLQPSSINSAQSSAGRKKNRELTIVSVAHTNIPPVEPVVYSKQTQTIQTTHTSHDGLSASSSAYTIYSCSTTTPTHSYSAGYFEADWWRPRKAEDEENSLPHMDGFQSKLPPGILPHGLPQVKEVQPAVTQVEQEKEKEKPKEVRELSEEEKQMIILSEDFQRFLDRTSRIVERALGESVDIYTDYTGTVDGEDGMDEKSHQRLWLNRSFFCDRWSRNRCVTSMDWSSQFPELLVASYNNNDDTPNDPDGVCLVWNTKFKKTTPEFIFHCQSPVMSTTFARFHPNLILGGTYSGQIVLWDNRVQKRSPIQRTPLSASAHTHPVYCLNIVGAQNAHNLISISTDGKVCSWSLEMLSQPLETLELHTKQSKPIAATCLAFPYGDVNNFVVGSEDATVYSACRHGTKAGVLETYEGHQGPVTGISAHAVLGGIDFSHLFLTSSIDWTIKLWSLKENNPLYSFEHNGDYVYDVAWSPTHPALFAAVDDSGRLDLWNLNQDTEVPTASIVIDGSPALNRVSWTPSGLHVTVGDDTGKIWVYDVAEHLAHPRIDEWNKFLYTQQELKHNKADEELHKLNLREPASLTSTHPLTRYG; encoded by the exons ATGATGTCTGACAGAAAAGCAGAACTTGAAAGAAAGAAAGCCAAGCTTCAGGCCATCagggaagaaaaagaaagacgcAGGCGAGAAAAGGAACAGAAAGAT GTTGAAGAGGCAACAGTTCGTGCTGCGGGAGCAGATAAAGATCATCGTAAAGAACTGGATGCTATGTTATCATCTTTGGGCGTAGCACCAGTATCGG ATGTATTGTCTAGTTTATCTAGTATGAATTCTTTGACTCCGGAACAAAGTGCTAATGCTACTCCCGATGCTAGTCTACAACCATCTAGTATAAACTCTGCTCAAAG TAGTGCTGGAAGGAAGAAGAATCGAGAACTTACAATTGTTTCTGTGGCACATACCAATATTCCACCTGTAGAACCAGTTGTTTATAGTAAACAAACACAAACCATTCAGACAACACATACATCTCACGACG GACTGTCCGCATCTTCTTCTGCATACACCATCTACTCCTGTTCGACAACAACACCAACTCACTCTTACTCCGCAGGCTACTTTGAGGCTGACTGGTGGCGTCCCAGGAAAG CCGAAGATGAAGAGAACAGCTTGCCGCATATGGACGGTTTCCAGAGCAAACTTCCTCCTGGTATTCTTCCTCATGGTTTACCTCAAGTTAAAGAAGTGCAGCCCGCCGTTACACAAGTGgagcaagaaaaagaaaaagaaaaacctAAAGAAG TACGAGAACTTAGTGAAGAGGAGAAACAAATGATCATATTATCTGAAGATTTCCAACGATTTCTTGACCGTACAAGTCGTATTGTAGAAAGAGCATTAGGAGAATCTGTTGATATTTATACCGATTACACCGGCACCGTGGATGGTGAAGATGGAAT GGACGAAAAGAGCCATCAACGTCTATGGTTGAACCGGTCGTTCTTCTGCGACCGGTGGTCTCGCAACCGTTGTGTGACCTCGATGGATTGGTCATCTCAATTTCCGGAACTTCTTGTAGCTTCCTATAACAATAACGATGACACCCCTAACGATCCCGACGGGGTCTGTTTAGTTTGGAATACAAAGTTTAAGAAAACCACACCGGAATTCATTTTTCACTGTCAGTCTCCGGTGATGTCAACCACGTTCGCTAGATTTCACCCTAATTTAATCTTAGGAGGTACTTATTCTGGTCAGATTGTTCTGTGGGACAACAGAGTTCAAAAGAGATCTCCCATTCAACGTACTCCACTATCAGCCAGTGCGCACACT caCCCTGTTTATTGTTTAAACATTGTTGGAGCTCAAAATGCACACAATTTGATAAGTATTTCAACTGATGGGAAGGTTTGCTCTTGGAGTCTAGAGATGCTGTCACAACCGCTGGAGACGTTAGAGCTTCATACTAAGCAATCGAAGCCTATTGCTGCTACTTGTTTGGCATTTCCTTATGGAGATGTCAATAATTTTGTTGTAGGTAGCGAAGATGCAACCGTATATTCtg CTTGTCGTCACGGCACAAAAGCTGGAGTACTAGAAACTTATGAAGGTCATCAAGGACCAGTTACCGGAATCAGCGCGCACGCTGTACTAGGAGGAATAGATTTCTCACATTTATTCTTAACATCTTCGATTGACTGGACGATTAAATTGTGGAGTCTTAAAGAGAATAATCCTCTGTACTCTTTTGAACACAATGGCGACTACGTGTACGACGTCGCTTGGTCACCGACGCATCCAGCTTTGTTTGCTGCTGTAGACGATTCAGGACGATTGGATTTGTGGAATCTTAATCAAGATACCGAAGTGCCTACagctagtatagtaattgatggaTCCCCAGCTCTTAATAGGGTGTCATGGACTCCTAGTGGGTTGCACGTAACCGTTGGGGATGATACGGGAAAGATCTGGGTGTACGACGTTGCCGAG cATTTAGCACATCCAAGGATCGATGAATGGAATAAATTCTTGTACACACAACAAGAATTAAAACATAATAAAGCAGATGAAGAATTGCATAAATTAAATCTGAGGGAGCCTGCTTCCTTAACTTCTACACATCCTTTAACTAGGTATGGCTAG